Proteins encoded together in one Orcinus orca chromosome 13, mOrcOrc1.1, whole genome shotgun sequence window:
- the CAPN14 gene encoding LOW QUALITY PROTEIN: calpain-14 (The sequence of the model RefSeq protein was modified relative to this genomic sequence to represent the inferred CDS: inserted 1 base in 1 codon): SPRYLQHLLLALSPATWTGSPFIQVTSKHGPAYLVKLRNPWGRVEWKGDWSDSSSMWELLSLKEKILLLRKDDDGEFWMTLQDFKAHFMLLVICKLSPGLLSQEVVQKWSYTMLEGRWEKGTTAGGPTKSPRDTFWKNPKFLLSVWRPQEGRRFQMPCSVLVSLLRKPRHRHRNRKPHLAIGFYLFRVAQLYDDQRRLPPKFFWENAPLNWPETFLREKEVSRELWLEPGTYVIVPCTSESRQESEFVLRVFSRKRVFYEIGHNSSVVFPKETVDQMEGXDEFFTQLFEKHPEIKAVQLQKILNHMPWAGLRSEQPLFSLEACQGILALLDLNASGTMSIQEFRDPWKQLMLYQEVFHKQDTNCSGCLNWAQLRAAMRDTGIALSDDVCQLMLIRYGSPDLQMAFVSSVRLMLHVENMQDVFQNLTQDGKGIYLQKPEVRPSPRGRFMSS; encoded by the exons TCACCCAGATATCTGCAACATTTGCTATTGGCACTCAGCCCAGCCACCTGGACTGGTTCTCCTTTTATACAGGTGACCTCCAAACATGGACCTGCGTACCTAGTCAAGCTGCGGAACCCCTGGGGAAGAGTGGAATGGAAAGGAGACTGGAGTGACAG ctCAAGTATGTGGGAGCTACTGAGCCTCAAGGAGAAGATTCTGCTGCTGAGGAAAGATGATGATGGGGAATTCTG GATGACACTGCAGGACTTTAAAGCACATTTCATGCTTCTGGTCATCTGTAAACTGAGCCCAGGCCTGCTGAGTCAGGAGGTGGTCCAGAAGTGGTCGTACACCATGCTGGAGGGGAGATGGGAAAAAGGGACCACGGCTGGTGGCCCGACAAAGTCACCCCGAG ACACATTTTGGAAGAACCCTAAGTTCCTGCTGTCGGTCTGGAGgccccaggagggcaggaggtTCCAGATGCCTTGTAGTGTGCTGGTGTCCCTGCTCCGGAAGCCCAGGCACAGGCACCGCAACAGGAAGCCTCACCTCGCCATTGGCTTCTACCTCTTCAGGGTAG CTCAGCT CTATGATGACCAGAGGAGACTGCCTCCCAAGTTCTTCTGGGAAAATGCTCCCCTGAATTGGCCTGAGACGTTTCTCAGAGAGAAGGAGGTGAGTCGGGAGCTGTGGCTGGAGCCTGGGACATACGTCATTGTGCCCTGCACATCTGAGTCCCGCCAGGAGTCTGAGTTCGTCCTCAGAGTCTTCTCCAGGAAGCGCGTCTTTTA TGAAATTGGCCACAATTCAAGTGTCGTCTTCCCTAAG GAGACTGTAGACCAAATGGAGG AGGATGAATTCTTCACCCAACTCTTTGAAAAG CATCCAGAAATAAAGGCAGTCCAACTGCAGAAGATCCTGAACCACATGCCCTGGGCAG GTCTAAGGAGCGAACAGCCTCTCTTCAGCCTCGAGGCCTGCCAGGGGATCCTGGCCCTACTGGAT CTTAATGCGTCCGGCACCATGAGTATCCAGGAATTCAGGGACCCATGGAAGCAGCTGATGCTCTATCAG GAGGTTTTCCACAAGCAAGACACTAACTGCTCAGGATGCCTGAACTGGGCCCAGCTGCGGGCTGCCATGAGGGACACAG GAATCGCTCTTAGTGATGACGTCTGCCAGCTGATGCTCATCCGCTACGGTAGCCCTGACCTCCAGATGGCCTTCGTCAGCTCTGTCCGCTTGATGCTGCATGTGGAGAACATGCAGG ACGTCTTCCAAAACTTGACCCAAGATGGCAAAGGGATATACCTCCAGAAGCCAGAAGTAAGACCTTCTCCACGGGGTCGATTCATGTCATCTTAG